A stretch of Monomorium pharaonis isolate MP-MQ-018 chromosome 7, ASM1337386v2, whole genome shotgun sequence DNA encodes these proteins:
- the LOC105829547 gene encoding uncharacterized protein LOC105829547 — translation MAVALLGKCVALLGLIVLLYATCYGFRIRDIVPQTHHPAVCVPAHGRACPAEKTVTTGGPMYSARKWHESTVSRTIAGARKPPAETSDVGTERIRIDKITEHSRDRDTTGPTPRSRIESDEIDEEEEETVVESVEEVEESVKESKRDQTDRKKEDEDEDENENEDENEDEDEDEDEDEDKDDSKRDSKKQAEEIKTIKIAKSMKYDKTKDDNNDDEEKEDNKNKDEKKEVKVDQQKVIESFKKQHSVPHKKQEKDKDEENDVKNKEPDVEEITPAPRKLEKVRFADKDKTRATKMSLDKNDVEKPKQEDKRSADVAKPVVESAKKTIESTKKIESIESTKKSVESVKQLTEGTKKVESVKATPKPKNEVPETATKVDEKSKTRVKPETSTAAPKIKEQAKQPEKADVKKVTTKPTSKEVSQAQKQETKPKTIKHTDASITLSEVNDAILRVPTFVPNFTNVENPECQQHGKIFLRQLRGYKLWALQMLDSSAKIPSSLLRGNVNQLGDYDQCLGVLAHVKMDEKTIRIQGKYCLATIELHASHSDMRLPVNLMQARAFIRGSIYDPGHFVPKFTTFNWALCLPAACSAEDAERTLKSTLKDYNETVGIKFTVDVNPSMCYVKQKSQTYSKETIGVLYFYAMIVCLVIVATVRDYFVEARGKGNYSERIIMSFSLRRTIKALLKEVTDAADITCIYGIRALATIVLYVAHQLVTISRIPFSNRISLTEIANSPISSILRVSSVYTDAFLLLSGALTAYNMAKELKNRGEIRWFCRFIARFIRLSPPLLAVVFWYAFVMEHVGSGPQWNSVVTANAELCKYNAWTNLLYVQNFFPFEEMCATHTYQLALDMQLSLLAPILVFFLQYKLLIGILLTVFLILLSATLRYVATVNNSLSMVIYHGISLKRLYKTANLTYALPLHRATPYIFGVGLGVLLHYTGKNVRIHRVLVILGWLIATALGSWSLFSPWRQARRDYVYDVEEATHYAVIGPVLWAAALCWSIFACFTGHGGVVNRFLSSYWLVILSRISYAMYLTQFAVFFYNVGTTRFSTEFQLHRAIDPLEVAIVIAASVVLTLLFDLPMQEVKSVLMESTDVLALEISEEKKTSTSEDKTVEIAETIKVAVNQANVFEDDEITSTAWDWQKDIARNATTLEGHETEEINAPTIKKVNGKRMSFIDYDSEEVSSKDRAKLAVRRSPRDMDRKIGINSQIYATDDSEEEAIEFLRRQRQHDEAVAQRNRRSSSRTKDNKRSPRNSESEEEWQRRKKIEDDSRQFKRSESRGRTSAKEADDYRSWEFVGKEGSSAREQHELKPSLVRSADIARKTFSSESEEEPLVQGRIKPVSVPSSEIRTSDEEEWEYELRIRRKQFMEKLIAQQRESSIEGESEASAEALKRRSSAEGRIALLRDDISGDDNMDSWTVSVGPRIALLGSSQEPSEPEEDTYMRRREYREQGPPSREESLSEEESSQNTSRRPSYTSGSQKTSLEEEDDVNSYNFILTKESKRESLQDLSQLSQEELASAGWNVVKKEGDLSVKPTSTGLFKRESIVKSQASEEDPEYLLPERPKLVQQEREHPFKKAWQMQKSRSEEEGSSAYAIKDSKEQQSETKTKEPSIKRERSGEQSEDNESFADDESVEATVVLRGRSTDTEDARTSSTRSGTEETDSVSTEYSRATGVGEHRQNSKSETDEDSAKFNWPGEEEEEEEEEEEEEEATEDKIYGDGRRGKSEEVDWDWEREET, via the exons ATGGCTGTCGCCCTTCTGGGCAAGTGCGTCGCGCTGCTGGGTCTCATAGTGCTGCTCTACGCCACTTGCTATGGCTTCCGAATACGCGACATCGTGCCGCAGACGCATCATCCGGCCGTCTGCGTTCCGGCGCATGGCAGAGCCTGCCCAGCGGAAAAAACGGTGACAACCGGTGGACCGATGTACTCAGCCCGGAAATGGCACGAGAGCACAGTGTCGCGGACCATCGCTGGTGCCCGGAAACCACCTGCCGAGACATCAGACGTCGGAACAGAGAGAATTCGAATTGACAAGATCACCGAGCATTCGAGAGACAGAGATACAACTGGACCTACGCCGAGAAGCAGGATAGAAAGTGACGAGATAGatgaagaggaagaggagacaGTTGTGGAAAGCGTGGAGGAGGTTGAAGAATCAGTGAAAGAGTCAAAGAGAGATCAGACggatagaaagaaagaagatgaagacgaagatgaaaatgaaaatgaagATGAGAATGAAGATGAAGATGAGGATGAAGATGAAGACGAAGATAAAGATGATAGTAAAAGAGATTCAAAGAAACAAGCAGAAGAAattaaaaccataaaaattgcTAAATCGATGAAATACGATAAAACTAAAGATGATAACAATGATGACGAGGAAAAGGAAGATAATAAGAACAAAGACGAAAAGAAAGAGGTCAAAGTAGATCAACAAAAAGTAATAgaatcatttaaaaaacaacacAGTGTACCacataaaaaacaagaaaaagataaagatgaaGAAAATGATGTTAAAAATAAGGAGCCTGATGTAGAAGAAATCACTCCAGCACCCAGAAAATTGGAGAAAGTGAGGTTCGCtgataaagataaaacgaGGGCAACTAAAATGTCGCTTGACAAAAACGATGTAGAAAAACCAAAACAAGAAGATAAAAGATCAGCCGATGTCGCGAAACCAGTAGTTGAGAGCGCGAAGAAGACGATCGAAAGCACAAAGAAAATAGAATCGATCGAAAGCACGAAGAAATCAGTCGAAAGTGTCAAGCAATTAACTGAAGGCACGAAAAAAGTTGAATCGGTTAAGGCTACTCCTAAGCCTAAGAACGAGGTGCCTGAAACTGCAACGAAGGTAGACGAAAAATCGAAGACCCGAGTGAAACCGGAAACTTCAACAGCTGCGCCGAAGATTAAGGAGCAAGCGAAACAACCGGAGAAGGCGGATGTCAAAAAAGTAACAACGAAACCAACTTCGAAGGAAGTTTCGCAAGCGCAAA agcAAGAAACGAAACCGAAAACGATAAAACATACAGATGCGTCTATCACATTGTCCGAAGTAAATGATGCAATTCTGCGTGTGCCGACCTTCGTGCCAAATTTTACGAACGTTGAAAATCCGGAATGTCAGCAACATGGCAAGATATTCCTGCGACAATTGAGAGGTTACAAGTTGTGGGCGCTGCAAA TGTTAGATTCGAGCGCAAAGATTCCGTCGAGCTTGTTACGAGGAAACGTGAATCAGCTCGGGGATTACGATCAATGTTTGGGTGTGCTGGCGCATGTTAAAATGGACGAAAAGACAATAAGAATTCAAGGGAAATATTGCCTGGCTACTATAGAACTGCACGCTTCCCATTCAGACATGAGGTTGCCGGTCAATCTAATGCAAGCCCGCGCTTTTATACGAGGAAGTATATACGAC CCAGGACATTTCGTTCCAAAATTCACTACATTTAACTGGGCGCTGTGTCTACCCGCGGCGTGTTCCGCTGAGGACGCTGAGCGTACCTTGAAAAGTACCTTAAAGGATTACAACGAAACCGTCGGAATTAAATTTACGGTGGACGTTAATCCTAGTATGTGTTACGTCAAGCAAAAATCTCAGACCTACTCGAAAGAGACGATCGGTGTCTT gtATTTTTACGCTATGATTGTTTGTCTCGTTATTGTAGCGACAGTGAGAGATTACTTTGTGGAAGCGCGGGGGAAAG GAAATTATTCTGAGAGGATAATCATGTCATTTTCCTTACGGAGGACGATTAAAGCCTTATTGAAGGAAGTGACGGACGCTGCGGATATTACGTGTATCTACGGAATAAGAGCGCTGGCTACGATCGTTCTTTACGTTGCTCACCAGCTTGTAACAATTTCTCGAATACCGTTTAGCAACCGGATTTCTCTTACCGAG atcGCCAACAGTCCGATCAGTTCTATTCTGCGAGTGTCGTCAGTTTACACGGACGCGTTTCTACTGCTAAGTGGCGCTCTCACTGCTTACAATATGGCGAAAGAACTGAAGAATCGCGGTGAAATTCGTTGGTTTTGCCGCTTCATCGCCAGATTTATCAG ACTTTCACCGCCGTTGCTCGCGGTGGTCTTTTGGTACGCGTTCGTGATGGAACACGTCGGCTCGGGCCCGCAATGGAACAGCGTCGTCACGGCAAACGCGGAACTGTGCAAATACAACGCGTGGACGAATCTGTTGTACGTGCAGAATTTTTTCCCCTTCGAAGAGATG TGCGCCACGCACACGTATCAGTTGGCGTTGGACATGCAACTGTCGCTCTTGGCGCCTATCTTGGTCTTCTTCCTGCAGTACAAGCTTCTCATCGGTATCCTCTTGACGGTCTTTCTCATTTTATTATCTGCCACCCTTCGTTACGTAGCGACGGTGAACAATTCTCTATCTATGGTCATTTACCACGGGATATC ATTAAAGCGCCTTTACAAGACTGCCAATTTAACTTACGCGTTGCCGCTGCACAGAGCGACGCCGTACATATTCGGCGTCGGCCTCGGTGTGCTGTTGCATTACACCGGGAAGAACGTCAGGATTCACAGG GTGTTAGTGATCTTGGGTTGGTTGATTGCGACGGCCTTGGGTTCATGGTCGTTATTTTCACCCTGGCGTCAAGCCAGGCGGGACTACGTGTACGATGTTGAAGAGGCTACTCACTATGCAGTAATCGGACCGGTGCTGTGGGCCGCGGCTCTATGCTGGTCAATATTTGCCTGCTTCACGGGGCACGGAG GCGTTGTTAACAGATTCCTCTCCAGTTACTGGCTGGTGATCCTCAGCAGGATATCGTACGCCATGTACCTGACGCAATTCGCAGTATTTTTCTACAATGTTGGGACCACGAGATTCTCCACGGAATTTCAGCTTCATAGAGCA ATTGATCCTCTGGAAGTAGCAATAGTGATAGCCGCGTCAGTCGTTTTGACGTTACTTTTTGATCTTCCGATGCAGGAGGTGAAGAGCGTTTTAATGGAGAGCACGGACGTTTTGGCGCTCGAAATTtccgaagaaaaaaaaacatccaCGAGCGAAGATAAAACCGTCGAAATTGCCGAAACCATAAAAGTGGCGGTCAATCAAGCGAACGTTTTCGAGGATGACGAAATCACGTCCACCGCATGGGACTGGCAGAAAGATATAGCTCGTAACGCGACTACTCTCGAGGGGCACGAGACGGAAGAGATAAACGCACCGACTATAAAGAAAGTGAATGGAAAGCGAATGTCATTCATCGATTACGATTCTGAAGAGGTATCGAGCAAAGACCGAGCCAAGCTAGCAGTTAGAAGATCACCCAGAGACATGGATCGTAAGATAGGCATAAACAGCCAAATATACGCAACAGATGACTCTGAAGAAGAAGCTATCGAATTTCTGAGGAGACAGCGACAGCATGACGAAGCAGTGGCTCAACGTAACAGGCGTTCGTCATCCAGAACCAAAGATAACAAAAGATCGCCAAGGAATAGCGAAAGTGAAGAGGAATGGCAACGCAGGAAAAAGATCGAGGATGACTCGAGGCAGTTCAAGAGATCCGAGTCCAGAGGAAGGACGTCGGCTAAGGAAGCAGACGATTATCGTTCTTGGGAATTTGTCGGAAAGGAAGGTTCATCCGCCAGAGAACAACACGAGTTGAAACCGTCCCTCGTGAGATCGGCGGATATCGCAAGAAAAACGTTTTCTTCCGAGAGCGAGGAGGAACCGTTGGTTCAAGGAAGAATAAAACCGGTAAGCGTTCCAAGTTCTGAAATAAGAACAAGCGACGAGGAGGAATGGGAATACGAATTGAGAATACGGAGGAAACAATTTATGGAGAAACTGATTGCTCAGCAGCGCGAGTCATCAATTGAGGGAGAGAGCGAGGCTAGCGCGGAAGCCTTGAAACGTAGATCCTCAGCAGAAGGCCGGATAGCCTTACTAAGAGATGATATTTCAGGTGATGATAACATGGACTCATGGACCGTCAGTGTCGGCCCGCGAATCGCACTCCTCGGATCCTCTCAGGAACCAAGCGAGCCCGAAGAAGACACTTACATGCGACGTAGGGAATACCGCGAACAAGGTCCACCGTCAAGAGAGGAAAGCCTAAGCGAGGAAGAGAGCAGTCAAAACACCTCGAGGAGACCATCCTACACTAGTGGTAGTCAGAAAACGTCCTTGGAAGAGGAGGATGATGTTAACAGTTACAACTTCATCTTGACTAAAGAAAGCAAGAGAGAATCCCTGCAAGATCTGTCGCAATTGTCGCAGGAAGAATTGGCGAGTGCCGGATGGAACGTTGTAAAGAAAGAGGGCGATCTCTCGGTAAAACCGACGTCGACCGGTTTATTCAAACGAGAATCCATCGTAAAGAGTCAGGCGAGCGAGGAGGATCCCGAGTATCTACTGCCGGAAAGACCCAAACTGGTTCAACAGGAGCGAGAGCATCCCTTCAAGAAAGCCTGGCAGATGCAGAAATCTAGATCGGAAGAGGAAGGCTCCTCGGCATATGCCATAAAAGATTCCAAGGAGCAGCAATCCGAGACTAAGACGAAGGAGCCATCGATCAAACGCGAGCGCAGCGGCGAACAGTCCGAGGATAACGAGTCATTCGCCGACGACGAATCGGTCGAAGCCACCGTGGTCCTACGAGGTAGAAGCACTGACACGGAGGACGCGAGAACTAGCTCGACGAGATCTGGCACGGAGGAAACGGATTCAGTCTCGACGGAATACAGTAGAGCTACGGGTGTGGGAGAACACAGGCAGAACTCGAAATCTGAGACCGACGAAGATTCCGCGAAATTTAATTGGCCCGgtgaggaagaagaagaagaagaagaagaagaagaagaagaagaagcgacAGAAGATAAAATCTACGGGGATGGCCGGAGAGGGAAGTCGGAGGAAGTGGACTGGGACTGGGAGCGCGAGGAAACTTGA